The region ATGTTGTTTTCAGGAGCTTTTAAAGTGCTTAATCTCCTTTTGTTAAAGGGTTCTTGGGTTTTCTGTGGATGCTTGTGATTTTTTGCTTGGGTGTCACTGTTAAAGGGCTCTTTTTGTCAAGTGATGTTACAGGGTGTATGTCTCTACCTCAGAAAATAGGATGATCAAGACGCTAAATTAAAAAATACCGGTGTTATGGTGCGTTGGAGTTTTGGGCTGAGTCAAGCTGCTGTTCTGCCTCTCATTGTTTTTGGATGGCTTGTTGGTGTCCCCCAGGGTGTGGCGGAGGAAATTCGGTTTCAGATTTTGCAGATGAATGATGTTTACGAAATTTCAACGTTAGCTGGTGGGACTGAGGCGGGACTGGCGCGAGTGGCGACCATCCGGAAAGATTTATTGGTGGAGAATGAAAATACTTTGACGGTGATGGCGGGAGATTTTTTTAGTCCTTCGGCTCTTGGTACGGCAAAGGTAGGGGGCGATCGCCTAGCGGGTCAGCAGATGGTCGGGGTGTTGAATGCCATGGGTCTAGATTTAGCGACCTTTGGGAATCACGAGTTTGATATTACAGAAGCACAATTTCGCGATCGCCTAGCGGAGTCACGCTTTCAATGGCTTTCGGGAAATGTGCGAGATGTGGCGGGAGAAAGGTGGAATAATGTGCCGGACTATGTGATTAGAACCATTGAAGGGGAAACAGGGGAAACTATTCGAGTCGGTTTTGTGGGTACGACGATACCGAGTAACCCGGCTTCCTATGTGTCTTATCTTGATCCGATAGAGAAAATGAAAGCGGATGTAGCGGCGATTAAAGATGAAACTGATGTGATTGTCGCTCTCACACATTTAGCTTTGGCAGAGGATCAATATCTTGCGGAAAATATTCCTGAAATTGACATTATCTTAGGGGGGCATGAGCACGAAAATATTCAGCAATGGCGCGGCAAAGATTTTACGCCGATTTTTAAAGCGGATGCTAATGCTCGCACGGTCTATATCCATAGGCTAAGCTATGACACCGACACAGATGAGCTAATCATTAATTCCCACATTAAACCTGTCACTGAGGCGATCGCCCTTGATCCAGACACCGCAAAAGTGGTGGACTATTGGGAGCAGAGAGCATTTGAAGGATTTCGGGCAAGTGGTTTTGACCCGGGGGCGATCATTGCCAACAGTACTGTGGCCTTAGATGGTTTAGAGAGTTCAGTGCGTAATGGTCAGACTGGACTGACAAACTTGATTGCTGATGCGGTTTTCAGTGTTGGGGAAAATGTCGATTTATCTATATTTAACAGCGGCTCGATTCGCATTGATGATGTGTTACCGCCGGGCATTATCACGCAATATGATGTGATTCGGGTGCTGCCCTTTGGGGGCGATATTGTCACCGTCGAAATGTCTGGGGCACTCCTCGAACGGGTTCTCAATCAAGGTTTAGCCAATCGTGGTTCTGGCGGTTTTTTACAGACAGCAGGCGTTTCCCAAGATCCTGATACTCAAAACTGGCTGATCGGCGATCGCCCCCTCGATATTTCGCAAACTTATCGCGTTGCCACTGTAGAATTTCTGATTTCGGGTAAAGAAACAGGCTTAGATTTTCTAAATACTGATAATCCAGAACTTACTTTAGTTTCAGAACAAGGCGATATTCGCTTTGCCCTAATCGATCAATTAACGAAGCTAAATTAATTAGCCTTAGCCGCAGAGCTTCACCAAATTTTTGCCATGGATAACTGAAAGTTTGGTAATTCTGGATCACCATTTACAACATCAGGATTTTCAAGGATTTGTGGTGTTTGATTGGGACGATAGATGTGCACTGTCTTGTTGCGGCGATCAATCAGCCAACCTAAAGAAACGCCATTTTCCAGATACTCTTCCATCTTGGCTTGTAGACCTTTGAGAGTGTCGCTTTTTGACCGTAGCTCCATCACAAAATCTGGACAGACTGGCGCAAAAGAGGCTTTTTCTTCTTCTGACAATGCATCCCATTTCTCCTGCTTCATCCACGACGCATCCGGCGATCGCATTGCCCCATTCGGCAAGGTGAATCCAGCACTAGAATCAAATCCTAATCCTGTACCATCCTGCTCACTCCAAACCCATAAATAAGCAGCTAAGTTAAAGTTGCGATTGCCAATATCCGCAAGCGCCGGGGGCATGACAATCACTTCTCCTGTGGCAGTACGTTCAATACGTAGATCGCGGTTAGCAAGGCAAAAGTCATAAAACTCTTCGCGACTCATCGGTTTACTAGCAGGCAGCGAAACAGTTAGAGGCATAGTTTCGTGCTGAATTCGTAGCGTTGTCGTCATCGTAAACCTACCCGATTGAAGACTTTCTTTTATTTTAGTGGCGATCGCCCGCTAGTCCTGCTCTACACCGATGGAGTTACCAGACCCAACCGATTACTTTTCAAAGCGAACTGCATACCACTGCAAAAAACCGTCGGGAATTTCTAGCTCACAATAATCTTCAAGGAGTTTTGTAATTTGAGCGTCGGTCGATAAAGTTGCGAGTTCAGAAGGCAAAAGGTCGGGCTGTTTCGTAAATAAATCCCTAAAAAACTGTCGAATTTCGTCTGACTCCATGATCTGTTCGGGTTGGTCGTGACGGAGAACCACATAACCATCCTCTTGGTACATAATCGGATCTGGCATAATACTCCTTAATCTTTTGTGCGAATTTGACTCTTCAAATTTTAAGTGAATGCCTCCCCTTAGTGAGCTAACTCAAAATCCGCTGGCCTGTCTCCCCTACGAAAATGCTTTTGCCAGTCTTGGTGATGAGTATTCTGATGTGGTGGAGGGGGCAAGTTTTCCGCGCTACGATTTACGGTTTCGCAATGATCAGGTTTTGGAACAGTTAGGGCTTGAGGTAAATCAAGTTGAAGATCAAGATTTTATTGAGGTATTTGGTCAATTTCGAGTGCCCCATGCTTTGCGGGCGATGCGCTACCACGGCTATCAATTTGGCGAATACAATCCGGATTTAGGGGATGGTCGCGGTTTCCTCCTCGGTCAGGTGCGATCGCCGGACGGACTTCTTTATGATTTCGGCACGAAAGGTTCGGGTCGGACTCCCTATTCTCGTAATGCCGACGGCAGATTAACCCTAAAAGGCGGTGTGCGGGAAGTTTTGGCGGCGGAAGCTTTACATCAGTTGGGCGTAAATACGTCTCGCTGTGTGAGCTTAATTGAAACGGGAGAATCTTTGTGGCGGGGTGATGAACCTTCCCCGACGCGCTCTTCGGTAATGGTGCGGTTCCAGCGATCGCACATTCGCTTTGGCACATTTGAGCGGCTCTATTTTTTGCAAAAGCCAGAGCTGATTGAGAAACTTTTAGACCACGTTATTGAATATTACTATCCGGAATATTTTGGGGATGCTGATGCCAAGGCATTATTTTACGCAGACTTGGTGAAACGGGTGGCACGGCTGGCAGCGCAGTGGATGGCGGCTGGTTTTTGCCATGCGGTGCTGAATACCGACAATATGGCGATTACGGGGGAAAGTTTTGATTATGGTCCTTACGCTTTTATTCCCACCTATGACCGCAAGTTTACGGCGGCCTATTTTGATTACAGCGGTCGTTATAGCTATGCCAACCAGCCCACGATTTGTCGTATAAATCTCGAAGTGTTGCAGCGTCCCCTCGCGATGGTGATGGATAAGCAAGATTTGGCAGCAGGTCTTGCCGCTTATGACAAGGAATATGAATATGCCTATCGTGAACTGATGCTGAAAAAATTAGGCTTTGAATCTCTCCCGGCAGAACAGGGTCAAGAACTTTTAGATGTCACGATTAAGCTTCTCGCAGAAACCCAAACGGCTTACCACGACTTTTTCTATCAGCTAGCGGCGCAGTTTAACCATGCATGGCGATCGCACCCCGAAACGATTTTGGAAAATAGTGATTTATCCTCAGCAGTTCTAGAGAAATGGCGCAAGCTTTATCAAGGGGCTTTGCAAACGATTTCTGCAAGTGATTTTGAGACGGTGGGCGATCGCCTCACCCAGACCAACCCAAAGACAGCATTATTACGCCCGGTGATTGAAGCGATTTGGGAACCGATTGTGGCAGAAGATAATTGGCAACCTTTTAACGACTTGGTTAAAACCATTCAACAACGCGGTTAAATCCGAAAATCAAGTATTTTGGTTGGGCATTTTTACTCAAAAACTCGGTACAGTATCAAATAATTTCGTGATTAGATTGGAGCAAAACAATGGAATGGACTGACGACGCGAAGACTTTATTTAAGAAAATCCCTTTTTTCGTAAGACCTTTCGCCAAAAAGAAGATCGAAAAACTGGCGCAGGAGATGGGAGCCACGGTGATAGACGAAGAGATTTATGTACAAGCCAAGGCGAAATTTAACGACCCGAAAAAGTCTGGCGAGCTGAAATAAGCAAACTCGTATAATTTTTTCAGCTAAACTCGAAAATTTCTTACGGAACTCTCAGGAAAGGCTTAGGGGAGTAATGGTTTTGGTTTCCATAATGAAATTGTTGAAGTTCATTTCTCCTCACACCATGCAAATTTCTGCTCTTAAATCTCTTTCCCTCGCTGCTGTTTTAAGTTTGGGGGCGATCGCCGGATTTTCCCACCAAGTAGACAGCAAACCCGCGCCTACCCACGAAATCGTTGCCGCTAAAGCCGACAAAGTCGTCCGTGCCAACAAGCTCAATAGCAATAACACCACATTTATCAACAAACAATCTAACGGTGTCGCCATTAAAGGCACAGATCCTGTTGCTTACTTCACTCAGGGTAAACCCGTAAGAGGCAGTGCAAGCTTCACCCACCGTTGGAACGGCGCAACTTGGCATTTCTCCAGCGCCGCTAACCGTAATCTTTTTGCTTCTAACCCCACAAAATACGCACCTCAGTATGGTGGCTACTGCGCATGGGCTATTAGTGAAGGCTACACCGCTGATATCAATCCTAACGCTTGGAAAATTGTCGACGGCAAACTCTATTTAAATGTCAGCCAAGGTATTCAACGCCGCTGGGAACGCGATATCCCCGGTCATATTTCTAAGGCAAATCTCAACTGGCCTCGCATTTCTGGTCGTTAATGATTGCCACCAACTACTAGGCAAATTGATTTTGTTTCAATGTCATTTCCTTTAGATATATCCTTTTTTTTGCTGCTGCTATGAAAATCTCTCCGAAAAAAACAGTGGTTCTCGGCGTTCTTTTAACCATGGGAATCTTGGGCGGTTGCACCACTGCCACCCAAAATGAAGTCAGCACAACCTCTGAAACGACGACTTCTGAAACAACGACTCCTGAAACAACCAGCGCTACGACAACAGCAGACGAAACGACAACCGAGTCAAGCACAGACGCTGTTGCCAGCTTTATTAACAAACAAAATGATGTAGCCATCAAAGGCACTGATCCGGTGGCTTACTTTACGGAAAGTCAGGTGGTTGAAGGGTCGGAAGAGTTTGCCTACGAGTGGAATGGTGCGACATGGCATTTCGCTAGCGCTGAAAATAGGGATCTCTTTAGTGCCAATCCAGAGGAATATGCGCCGCAATATGGTGGTTACTGTGCCTGGGCAGCGGCTCAAGGCTATGTGGCAGATATTGATCCGACGGCTTGGAGTATTGTCGATGGTCGTCTCTATCTAAACTTTGATGCGGGAGTGCAGAGACGTTGGGAAAAGGATATTCCCGGTTTTATCGCTGATGCGGATGAGAAGTGGCCGGATATCGTTGCAGAAAATTCCTAAGTTTTTGCCTCTACTGGCTAAATAAAAAATTAGCTTAGGGATTTATGCAAGTGTTCATTGTTGTTGCTTTACCTCTACACCAACTTTTATCGGTTGTTGTAGGGGTCTTTTTTTGTAGAGAAGCAGGCGATCGCCGCTGCAGGCTTAGATATTTAAATCAGAATTATTGATCGATGAGGATTCATCGCGATTTGAATTAAAGGAAAATGCTAAGGTTTCGCCTTGTTCGCTACCGAGTCGAATGTAACTATTGGACGGCAAAAAAATCTCTTCTTGGTGAATGGTTTGCCAGTCTTGATTCGGCAGACCAACTAATGTACCAAAACGGGAGCGATCGCGGAGAAAAAAGCCTTCATCGCGTTGGATAATCTCGGCATGTTCTTTACTGACCCAAGGTTCTTCAATGGTGACATCATTCTCTGAGCGACGACCAATACGAATTAATTTACTGCTAAATTTCCATTCCCGATCAGGATTATCGCAAGAACTCAGGGTGAATTTT is a window of [Limnothrix rosea] IAM M-220 DNA encoding:
- a CDS encoding bifunctional metallophosphatase/5'-nucleotidase, whose protein sequence is MVRWSFGLSQAAVLPLIVFGWLVGVPQGVAEEIRFQILQMNDVYEISTLAGGTEAGLARVATIRKDLLVENENTLTVMAGDFFSPSALGTAKVGGDRLAGQQMVGVLNAMGLDLATFGNHEFDITEAQFRDRLAESRFQWLSGNVRDVAGERWNNVPDYVIRTIEGETGETIRVGFVGTTIPSNPASYVSYLDPIEKMKADVAAIKDETDVIVALTHLALAEDQYLAENIPEIDIILGGHEHENIQQWRGKDFTPIFKADANARTVYIHRLSYDTDTDELIINSHIKPVTEAIALDPDTAKVVDYWEQRAFEGFRASGFDPGAIIANSTVALDGLESSVRNGQTGLTNLIADAVFSVGENVDLSIFNSGSIRIDDVLPPGIITQYDVIRVLPFGGDIVTVEMSGALLERVLNQGLANRGSGGFLQTAGVSQDPDTQNWLIGDRPLDISQTYRVATVEFLISGKETGLDFLNTDNPELTLVSEQGDIRFALIDQLTKLN
- a CDS encoding Uma2 family endonuclease; this encodes MTTTLRIQHETMPLTVSLPASKPMSREEFYDFCLANRDLRIERTATGEVIVMPPALADIGNRNFNLAAYLWVWSEQDGTGLGFDSSAGFTLPNGAMRSPDASWMKQEKWDALSEEEKASFAPVCPDFVMELRSKSDTLKGLQAKMEEYLENGVSLGWLIDRRNKTVHIYRPNQTPQILENPDVVNGDPELPNFQLSMAKIW
- a CDS encoding chlororespiratory reduction protein 7, which codes for MPDPIMYQEDGYVVLRHDQPEQIMESDEIRQFFRDLFTKQPDLLPSELATLSTDAQITKLLEDYCELEIPDGFLQWYAVRFEK
- a CDS encoding protein adenylyltransferase SelO — its product is MPPLSELTQNPLACLPYENAFASLGDEYSDVVEGASFPRYDLRFRNDQVLEQLGLEVNQVEDQDFIEVFGQFRVPHALRAMRYHGYQFGEYNPDLGDGRGFLLGQVRSPDGLLYDFGTKGSGRTPYSRNADGRLTLKGGVREVLAAEALHQLGVNTSRCVSLIETGESLWRGDEPSPTRSSVMVRFQRSHIRFGTFERLYFLQKPELIEKLLDHVIEYYYPEYFGDADAKALFYADLVKRVARLAAQWMAAGFCHAVLNTDNMAITGESFDYGPYAFIPTYDRKFTAAYFDYSGRYSYANQPTICRINLEVLQRPLAMVMDKQDLAAGLAAYDKEYEYAYRELMLKKLGFESLPAEQGQELLDVTIKLLAETQTAYHDFFYQLAAQFNHAWRSHPETILENSDLSSAVLEKWRKLYQGALQTISASDFETVGDRLTQTNPKTALLRPVIEAIWEPIVAEDNWQPFNDLVKTIQQRG
- a CDS encoding PCP reductase family protein, with amino-acid sequence MEWTDDAKTLFKKIPFFVRPFAKKKIEKLAQEMGATVIDEEIYVQAKAKFNDPKKSGELK
- a CDS encoding YHS domain-containing (seleno)protein, whose product is MQISALKSLSLAAVLSLGAIAGFSHQVDSKPAPTHEIVAAKADKVVRANKLNSNNTTFINKQSNGVAIKGTDPVAYFTQGKPVRGSASFTHRWNGATWHFSSAANRNLFASNPTKYAPQYGGYCAWAISEGYTADINPNAWKIVDGKLYLNVSQGIQRRWERDIPGHISKANLNWPRISGR
- a CDS encoding YHS domain-containing (seleno)protein gives rise to the protein MKISPKKTVVLGVLLTMGILGGCTTATQNEVSTTSETTTSETTTPETTSATTTADETTTESSTDAVASFINKQNDVAIKGTDPVAYFTESQVVEGSEEFAYEWNGATWHFASAENRDLFSANPEEYAPQYGGYCAWAAAQGYVADIDPTAWSIVDGRLYLNFDAGVQRRWEKDIPGFIADADEKWPDIVAENS